In Phalacrocorax carbo chromosome 1, bPhaCar2.1, whole genome shotgun sequence, the genomic stretch GTGAGCCGTGTAGACAGGCAGCTGCGCAGAGGCCACTTTGCTGAGCGCTTTGGAGCCAAGGCCCCCGTCTAcctggctgcagtgctgcagtggGTGACACAAAAGACCATGGATGTGGCTGGCAAGATTTCCAAGAAGAGCAAGCAGCAGCGCATTTCTCCATCGCACTTGCAGATGGCTATGCAAAAGAGCTCTGTGCTCAAGCAGCTCCTGCGAGGTGGTGCGCCCAGGCGGCGTGGCAGGGCTGTCCCACAAAGGCAGCCCGTGGCCTCACCATCCAACAAGAAGGTGACAACCACAAGTAAGAAGAGATGCCCCACACAAAGGGCTGCACCTGCCTGTGGCACTGCTGCTATTAAGTGAGAAGAACGTAGAAGCTTTTGCCCCACACTGGCAAGGCAAGGGACGTCATGTTTGCAAGGCTCTTGTCAAATCCAGCTCTATGGTCTCAGCATACAATAAAAACCTTTGCAATGTCACGCAGTGCCCAGGGCATGCCTTGCAGGTTTTAGGCAGTAAAATGTGAAGATCAGCTGCCTCTTGCCCAGTGGGAGAGAGCACCTCATCTGTGgtgcatttaatttaaagagTGACACCCGGCACTGCCCTGGCAGGGAAGAGTCTGTGGAGGGATTGCTCAGGATCCCTGGCTGCATCTTGGTATTTTGCCAGCTGCCAAGGCCTTCTCACAGCCATGCGTTCCCTGTCCAAGGGAGAAGGGTTCCCACGCAGGAGCCCAAGCATGCCCACAGAGAGAGAGATTGAGCATGCGGGGCAGAAAGTGTGGTTGTAGGGTCACCTGACAGTGACCACAGAGGAGCAGGTCCTCCCTCAGCTTCTTGCCCATGTGACAGGATTGTCCCAAGCATGGGCTCTTCAGCACATCTATTGTTCCCTCAGGGGAGAGCCAGGAGGTGGTCCTGATGATGCAGGGGAATTGTTGGTCCAAGGCCAAGACATTTCTCCTCCTCAGTGTTGCCCTGTCCTCTGTGTCCTCCTCTCTTTCTGACTGGGGGCTTGCTGAGGTGGGACTGGCCATTTGCTCATGGGGTCTGTAAAAAGGCCACTGGGGTTAGGCTTCCTGCAGGAGTTTCTCCCCAGAGCAGCTCCCAGATGTGGCTGAGATGTCTTTGTGCCATCTCAGTcattccagaggaaaaaaaggctgcatGGACCCCAGTGCTGGGTGTGCTCCAAGGACTGAGCAGTCTCTTCCTGTGAGCAGGCTCATCATTGTGGTAGCCAGGCTATGGGTCCCTTTGTGCTGTGTGTTGGACTAGTGTCTCCTGGCTTGACAAAGGCATGCAGCTGGACATGGGGATGAAGCTCTGCAAAGCGAAGCTATAGCACAgtccctgctgagcaggagcagggcaggaaccTGCCTGGATGGCAACTGACCCTGACGGGCAGCACCTGGCTCCAGCTCAGGTTTGCACTTGGTCTGAGAGCAGCtgagaggggaagaagggatCTGCCCCCCAAAGGATGGGTGCAGGCTGTGAGGGATGGTGAGGGTGAATGTTTCTGGGAGACCAAAGGGCCCTGAAGGTTCCTTTTGCGCTGTTCCAAGGGGAATACAGGAGAGGCAGCAAGTGCCCCACAGTCCAGCTGTATTTGCCCTTCctgggtggggagggcaggaaagCACTTGGGCTCATCACAGCCAGCACCCCAATTCCCACATCTGCCTGCCCAAGCAGAACCTGACAGCTAGTGTCTTCCATACCTTTCTTTCCATGGCTCTCAGAGAGCCCTCAGGTTCCCGGTCCAACCTGAGCAGACTGCCCACCTTTCTTCCTGGTGAAGCATGCAAGGGACAAGCCCTCCTGTGGGACCTTCCCATGAGGTGTATCCCCACCTAGGACCCTGGGAAGGCAGGCAAAGCCACTTTCTGACAGTGACTGTTGTTCATTTCCCCCcacttttcctatttatttccACACTGCAATGCCTTCTGTATGTTAAGTATGTATCCTATACATCTAGGTCGAAGTTAGTTTTCCCTGGAACtccaagggaagagaaagaaaaggtgcaATTGCCACAGGGAagtgtgttgtttgttttttatagGCAAATGCATTCCACTCAAAATTGCTACAAACAGGGGACCCAGCTCGTTGCAGATTTTATAGGAACTCAGGGCATGAAGCACATTGGCTCAATGAACAGTTGAAACACACtcaatctttttttctactAACATGTTCCAGAAGTGGTTTCCAGTGGAGACCAGGGGAATGTCACATCCATCCCCATTATCTTAGAGCCTCAGGGACAATAGGTAGCACATAAACACATCTCTAAGACACCTGGGAAATTATCTCAGTGGCACCACTAACTTCTTGTTGCTGATGTAAAAGATACTAATGTAACTACTGATACTGTGGGGAGTTTGTAAAATAGACAGGTATTCCTGACTAGTAATGAGTGCTCCAAATGCAACGGTGTCACCTGCTGCAATACTAggagatttaattttttttttcagtatattaGGGCAatcaaaggtaaaaaaaaaaaataacccctgACCTGGATAtctgaaaataaactgaagttAACCAGTGTTTTGGTTGTCTCCTTTCCTGGTGTTGGGGTGTGTGGCACAAGAAtgagaaagaatgagaaaaaggtACAGGAGAGCATGTCCTTAAGTTTGACCTATACTGAGGTGTGTTAAATATCTGCACTAGAGcttttatttagaaaaggaaCCATATTATACGCTTGTTTAGTTGCAAGGTATTTTTCTAGCTATGGGGCAAGGCGCGAgtggaggagaggaaaataagCACTGCCTCTGAAACTTCCAAGGTCCAGGCTTTTAACACTGCTTGCAAGCCCTCGACTAATGGCCCTGTTGGCTCAATGGCTTAGATGTGTCAACACAGAGACCAGGGAAGATTTTCCAAAGCACAATTGTCAGCAAATagaactgcaggaagaaaaacattcgAAATGTGGGTAAACGGGGAGGTGCTAAAAGGCTACACCTTGAGTCAGTGTCAATGCAAGAACTACACTGCAAAGTGTAGATACCTCAGCTAGCTCAGCCTGAGGAACTGCTGTGGGTGGCAGTCTGGCAAAACTACACAAAGCTAGCTTCTGCATGGCAGTGGCCATCATATTCACTTCCTACATGAGAGGTGGCAGGCTCAAAAAGTGTGCAGAAGAAAAACTCTTCACAGGTTCGATCACCCTCCTGAGAAGAAAAGTCCATTAGCATTATAttgcctctctttttctttgtgacAATCAAGTTGAAGCTCTAACATCCTAAGGATATAGGAAATACAAATATGGTAAGGAAAACCAGCATCTTATTAGATCAACTGATATGGGCAGGAAAAAACCTGCTACATGGTAGTTTATTCTGACTGCTAGTTAGAATTGAGAAGACAAACTATTTTTCCCAGCTGGGTCAATATTTCTGGTGAAGCATGCTACCTGCCTAGGACGGCTGCATATGAGGAAGAATATTTATCTCTAATAAAAGGAATAATACTGAGTCATTTTGTGTTGTGATGTTCATTAGACTACAGAGAAACAGACACAAATGCATTTGAATAACCTCTTGTGTTACATTTTAACCACTTAAAATTCAGTGAGATCTACCCAAAGagctggagaagaaagagcaaaatgacAGGTGACAGGTGAAAGCCTAGATCCTGCactaaacaaaattaaattatcttttccttctctaaagGTTCAGCAAGGTTTCCTTCACCTGCTTTTTCCTCAGACTGTAAATCAGGGCATTCAAACTTGGGCTGATGAGACTGTAGAAAATGGAAAGagcttcctccctcccagacAAGTTACCAGTCCCAGGCCCCATAGACATGAAGATGTCTTTTGCATAAAACAGACCCACCACAGTCAGGTGGCGAAGGTTTTGTGCCATCCTGTCGCAGAGCAGATGTGCAGAATGGCGGCTAGATGTGCACGTAGAAAATCAGGATTAAGGctaaagggaagaggaagaagcacaCAAAAATTGCAAAGATTGGGACTTTATTGGCAGTAGTGTCAGTGCAGGCCAGCTTTAAGACAGCAAGGATTTCAAGTGGTCAGCCTTGCAGGGGCCACAGAAAGGCAGGTGTGAAGCTAGAGGCTTGTGGTGTACCGAGTAGGAACCCAAAAGCCCATGAAACTGTGGCAAGGGTGAGGCACACCCTCCAATTTGTGATAAGTGCGTAGAGAAGGGGATGACAGATTGCCACATAGCAATCATAAGACGTCACGGCCAGCAGCACACAAAGATTAAATCAAGATGTATGCGTGTCCCACACCCAGCAAAGGAAATGGTCCTGCTTTGTCCAAAGAGCTTCCTCAGCATGTTCCTCCATGTTAAAATGAATGCACAGTTCACAGAATAATTCCAGTTCTACCATTAAACCAACTAGCATTTCTAATCTGTTGCTATGTCCTCTTTGCCTTAGTGAAATGCATTAATACTGAATCCTGCAGTTGTTTCTCCTGTTATTCTGTAGCTAACTTCAATTCAGATTGCTGAACAGAGAGGCACACTGGGATGTACAGCAGATAATTATTGAGAAAAGAATGTTACCTTACCTGTAGCATCTGGACAAATGTGATTTGTTCTGCTGCCTGTTTCTGATTAGGGAAACCTTATTAGAAAGTTCTGCATACTTTCTCAGACAACAGGTGAAACAAAGAGCTGCTCTACTCTGTTCAGCTCCCtacattaatttgtttttaaagccaaaGTTTTCTTTGTAATAAGTCTGAAAGGACACTGTTTTGACTGCCTACAGGAAGAAAGTAAAcacagctttcttctgaaatggaCACGGCATTGTACTTACTGGCCCTTCATTCATATGGgattattttctattaaaagtcTCCTCCATCACTTTCCCCTTTATgccttctctgcttcccagaATTTCCCTGCCTCCAACAGTGTACAGAGATTTTGCTTCTGAGATATTAGCATAGGATAAAGCCTACTGTTAGAAGTTGCCAAATCCAGTATAACACTGCTGCATCTCTTTGTCCCCATGTTCAGCCAAGTAGTGAGGCTGAGCACATTTTCCAACGGGCTTATGTACAAATACATGCGTATATGCATGCACTGTCACATAGATCTACacagactgaaaacaaagcacTCACACAAATACAGAGCACAAACAACCTTGATCCTGTCCCCTCTCAGGCTACTCAGGTTGAAAGACACTCAGTAGAATATACATACATGTGTACACAAAGAAGCAATAGGAGTCCCATCAGTAGCATAGTCAGTTGTGTTCTGTCCTCCTTCAGTCTGCTGCAGTGTTCTCATAGCACAATTTAAGTCAGCTTCTGAAGTATCCTGTCCTTAGCCCTGCCCTACAATCAAACAGTGACCCTATGACCAAATGTCTTAACACTTGTGAATAGGAGAAAATGAGTAATGAAATCCATGGCAAGGAGGAGCATGAGTGAAATCAGTTTtggttaaaacaaaaataaaaatcaccttCTCCTTCCAGAAGGATTCGCATCGAGACTTCCTACAAAAACCGTTGCAGGCAAcatagcatattttttttcacatctagGAAACTAGCAACAAATCATAAAAAGTTAAAGCACAACCTCTACCCCGTAAGTTTATCCtgttttccttgatttttctattttctcctaCACCACTACAGAggttttcagtttaaaagctACTCATAATTTTGCatgtttataaattaaaatggaTTCTCTCTAGAAGAGAACAGAGAATAACTTACTGCTTCCACACTGACTCCATTTTACCTGTTTTCTCCTTCACACCTCTATGCCTCAGTGCCCAAAATCCCATGCACCACAAAAGTTCAGAAAGGTATGAAGTCAAGGAAAACCAAATGTAAATAACAGGAAGAATCTCCTAAAAGCAAAGGTTTACTTGACCATGAAATCATCTTCTGTGTGGAAATAGTGCAAGATCCAGCCTTAAAGGCACTGCAAATTATTGCAAACTGCAGGAGAATAAATTCCCTGGTCTGTTCCAGCtgtgggggaagaaagggaaggacaCCAGGTAACATTTGGATTTCATTGTTACTttctatattttcttctgtcagagAGGAAACATAGTCTCAGACTGCTTGTGGCCTTCCTCCCACACAGAGCTGTGCAGACGATTGGGGCTTATAGTTCAGTGGGCAAAAAGTAGATCCTGCAAGGGGATCATGATACCATCCCACCAAAACATCAAGTCACCTGGAATGGGCTATTGCATTGAACAGATTTCTTCTTCAAAACAGGTGCTAATAAGTCACCTCTGTTGGAAAAATCTCCCTGCTGAGTTGGAAAGCGGTCACACATATAAAGAGGTACTTAGCCTCAACAACCACGTTTCCACTGGAGACTTGCACCCTAAGGCTGCCATTCTGGGACCAGTTTAAGCCACTAAAAGCAGTTGCTGCTGCCCCTTGTCTGCCAccacaaatatttacaaagctACAAAGCAAACTGGGTGCTGTACTGAGGAACTGATCCAACCCAGAACTAGCTTACAAGATTTCATCCTACCCCAGACTGCTCTGTCTGGCTAACCACATACGCAAGTACACATGCTGGCACAGGAGGAGCCACAGCGCTCGCAGAAATTCTCTGTGACTTCCTACCCTAGCTTTCATGTCACTTTGATTCTTCAGGGCTACCATAATGCGATAGAAGAGTAAAAATTGTGTTTGGGGCACAGCAAACATTTTAGCTAGGCAAACATAACTGAAACAAACAGCCACAAAAGAGCAACGTGATATTATAAAGCAAACCCCTGAACAAAGATGGATGCACATTTGGAAGAATAAATCCAGGATTTCAAGAAAATTAGTCAGAATTCTCAAGGAATAATAAAGCATCATTCCCTTTGGGCTAATATCGTTTCTCTCCTTTCCAGAGGTACTTGCCCTCTgtaagtctttgccttctgtttcAGTACTGAGCACCCCTGTGCCTGGCGTATATGCAGAACAGTCTTACCAAAAACAGTGAATTGTAAACAGCACAACCCTATTGCAGATCCCAGAAAGCACACTGTATCTGGGGACTGAAATAAGAAAGTTCATTAATCTTTTAGAGGTTTTCATTGCCTCCActaaaaaacctgaaaagatCATTAGAGAGCACATGCCTATGTGCATATTTTCACAGACACACTGAGACTTGAACACTTGCAATAGAAAGGGAATCAAGTTCAAATGAGCTTTTTCCACCCCTGAAAACAACTGCTAGCACCTAACCTctgctggttttgattttgctttattaaaaccATGAGTGCAGCTAATTCCACTATCGTGCATGCGCATATTTGCACATTCCTACTTGCaaatgtttggcttttttaGCTGAACTAGCCTGCAGTAATGTGTCTCTCTTgttcagctgaaaatgaaaagagcaGCACCAAAGCCCAGAATCAGACTCCAAAATTCAGGAGCAAGGTAACTTGGTCACCTTTCCAAATTACTCAGCTCCCAGTAATACTACAAGATGGCTCCATTTGATTTGTTTGCAGTTCCCAGGTGTGCCTGATAGCTTTACTCCTTCCAGTTCAGCTCAGACTGCAAATCCAGCCTGCATCATTGGCAGCGCTCAGTGTTTCACTGCCAAGAAAGGCCTGGAGCAATCCAGGCAGGGcaagcccagctctgcctcGACACTTCCTGAGAACAGCACATCCATGTCCCCTGCCAAGATTTTCATAGTTACATTCAGAAAGCTAGACAACAAGGACAGCAGCTTCTGCAACACTGAAATGACTGAGAAGCCCAACTCCAATTTCAAAGAAATCCCTGTAACTTACAAATTTCCTTGTTAATAGTCTGCCAGAATCTTAGAACTGAAAAGTCACTAGTTTATTGCCATACATaggcttatttttctctttaaatgaaTGGTCATATTTTCAAATAGGAAGAATACTCAGAGCTTgggtggaagggagggagaTGGTCAATAACAATAGACCAAAGTCAGTATTAATGAACTTTTCCATTCCCTTAGCACCAAGGAAACAACTCCAGTCAGTCTGATCTCAAAGAGTGCCTGGCACATGCTGCTCCTGCAAGTCCCATTATTGTTCTGACAGCGGCTTGTCCCTGGGATAAAAACAGGCAGTCCCTGTCTTCAGAATAATCTTTTCATCCTGAAGGatgagcaaaggaaaaagatgtttcTTGGCCGATGTTTCTAGTTGTAACAGAGAAATAGTCCCTCATCTCTTCCACCTTGTCACGTCCTTCCTCATCCAGTTAGATTTTGCCATTGTTCAGAAAGTGATGCCGGTTTGTGCTACTGGCCAGGAGGACATCTGAAACTTCTTACACTGAAATTTCATAAAAAATGTGCGTCCTCCAATTAATCTTGTGGTACAGAGTAGCTCCAGGGAAACAGAAAGGTTTCGAGCCTCTATTTCTGCTCCCTCCTTCACTTCCGTGCACGAATAGATGATTTTACTTACAACTAGCTCTTTTCAGAAAGGTGTTTGAGTGTACAAAAAGTTAGGATGTACTGGATAGGTGTTGCTTATGAGCATGGCAGACCAACAAGCCCTGCAGACATATCAGCCTGCGTCTGACACTTTGATTCCTGCCTGAATGAGGCAAGTTTGACTCCAGAATGCCTTCAGAAGAGCAGCCTATGGCCGTCAGGCTCAAAAAACTAAAAGCCAGTTGCAAtggcattttttcttaaatcttagCTCCCAACTTCAAAACATGTTGTGACTCAGTTCCATCGGTCACTCAGAGAGGAGGTAATATCTCTAGGATCAAAATGTACTAGCACAAGAGGTTATCACATGTATGGGCCTAGTACAGACACCCTGTTATTCCATTTCCTGGATCTCAGCAGTTATTCAGACTCAAAGACTCTGTCCGTGTCCCCCAACAGTCAAATCCCAGTTCCAATGGGAACAATTTGCAGCTGGAATACTGCTGCTACACCAAGAAAGAAGTTAAGGTGAGGATGTGCAGCTGCTAGCCTGCTGCAGGTGGTTTACCTACAGCAGTACAGTTTCCACAGACTTCTGGGAAAGGTGGGACTCAGTTGCCCATGCTACCTCTCtcctgtaaagaaaaaaggagattGCCATTTTCAAAATCTAATTTCATACAGTGCGTGTTTTCAGAAGAACTAAAGGCACTTGAAATGACAAAACTCCTACTGGACCCACATCTTACCCTCTGCAGGCTCATTCAGAGCCAGTAGCTGAATACTGGAGCACCTACCTGTGCTGAAGAATCACATATTCACAGCTACAGGTCTGCCACATAAACACAAGTGCAGCTCAGGCTGCAGGCTCTGGACAGCGAGCATCGTTCAGGCTTCAATCTGGATCCTCCCAGAGGACAAGCAGCTGCAAAGTGGAATAGCCTCCGTTGTTGGATGCTTGTGCTTTAAGACAGTGACAAAGACAACTCAGGTGATTAGTGTTGcacatttcaaagcagaaaatcaaATATGCCAGAcgtggaaaaaaacaaacccatcaGTGCCACAGGTGTCGAGATCAGCAGAATTAGACAGCATCCAGAGCAGATCTCTTTCAGTTAAGTATGGAACACTAACAGGTTTATAAAACTGGCTATTTTAATCAAACTTTAAAACAGGAACAAGAATTGCAAACCCAACACCAGATCAATGAGCTGTGTGTTTGAAAAGCGGACCTCCTTTCCACCAAGACCACAGCACTCAGCATGTGGCCCATACCCCTGCATCAGCTACTCTCTAGTTCACAGACCTTTGTGTAGCTGtataaacacaaaacacaaaaaaattttgcttgctttttcatCCAACTTTTTATCCAAGAGAAGACTTTAACAATATGGTCAGCAGACCACAAAGTCCTAGTGCATAAGAAAATAACAAGTAGAGACATGGTTACATGAAAGGgtggcagaaggaaaataaaatattaattattatcatttttacttctgtaatGTTGAAGAGCCTTCATCACACACCAGAGCTCTGCATGAAAAAACAGGGCAAAGTGCACGCCAGTGAACTTTACCACTCAAGCATCATTATGAGATAAAAAGAGTGATTTTTAGTCTGTAAAGTTTTAATGCTGAGGattgctcttcttttcttctcaggGAAATACCCACCAGGCAACTCCCCAACCTACTAAGTAGCAGACCTATTCAAAGCCTAGCATCTGAGCTCTGCATTTCAGCTAATTCtaaatccacctcactgtcctttcatctaacccacacttcctaagtTTGTCTGTGAGGATCTTACAGGAGGCAGTGCCAAGCACCTTGCTGGAGTCAAGGTAAACATCATCCACTGCCATCCCTTCAactacccagccagtcatgcaatcacagaaggctatcaggttggtcaagcatgatcttcctttggcgaatccatgttgactacttctgataatcttttcttctgcatgctTGTTAACTTCTGCATGCTTTAAGATGACCTCCCAggtgaactgttccatcactttctggggatggaggtgaggctggctggcctatagtttcctgggtcctcctccttcccctttcagaatattggagtgacatttgctttcctccagtcctctggcacttctgtcctccatgaccttccaaagatgatggagagtagcttggcaagaacatctgtCAGCTTCCTCAGCAgtcatgggtgcatcccattggggcccatggatttttgaggatccagtttgcctaaatgatctctaacccaatcctcctcaaccaaggggaagtcctcctttcccAGATTTTTTTatctcacctctgggggctgggatgtcTGATGGCATTGTTGGGTTTGTGACCAACAATGTTGGTCACCACTCCACAAGCAGACCTCTAGAGCTCAGATTACTCAGTATGAACTGCAGGTTTTCAGGTTAGCAAGAGGAGAGTGACTTCACTGAGGGATGTAAATAAATTCCCTGCACTGCTGCAGAGGAAAACTAACCTTCCTAAATATCACATACCATGTTCCAATATTTCCTGCTGTAACCAAGGGACAGTCAAGAGGAGACAACAGAGACAGTATCTCTATTCCTAAAAGCATCCTCTTTAAGGAGGGATCTCTGAATAAACCTGTGATACTAAATGTCCCATGTCCACCAGCTTAGGGCTCTAGAACAGACTGGAGTGGCTGGATTGCACAGTATTAGGCCCAGGTGCAGAAGTAACATTAAGGCTTTGCTGCAGTCCACAAGGTTAAGTGTTGCATGTCCTGAGATGCACAATGGAGGCATGTGGGGGTGATGGCAAGTGCAAAGCCTACTGACAAAGCAAAAAGGGGACCTACCATACTCTGGTCCAATCCATCATGACTATCAGTAGTGCTCCCTGCCATGAATTTTCTCTAGAACTGTACCTAGGTTTCTTCCTGGAAGGAACAGGTTGGTTCATTCCAAAATACTTCCCTGTGGTGAACTGACATCCATACAGGGTGGACAAACTAGGAAGCAGGCCATGGGATCCAAGCGATCTGATAGTGCAGGTAACACCCAGAGGTGACATGTTAGCTGAAGGGGCAGGGGACAACCATGTGAGCTGTACCTGTGGCAGTGGTATTGCATGATGGtacactcacaagtctatggggccagatggcatccacccaagagtactgagggagctggcagaacaGCTTACCAcgccactctccatcatttatcagcagtcctggttaacaggggaggtcccagatgactggaggcttgctaATGTGAGGCCCATCTGcaaaaagggctggaaggaggatccagggaactacaggcctgtcagcctgacttCAGTACCGAGGAAGATGATGGAGTGATCCATCTTGAGTGCACTCACCAGACATGTGCTGGGGATTGGGCCCAGTCAGCGTGGCTTCATGAAAATCAGGTCCTGCCTGGCGAATCTGATCttcttctatgaccaggtgatCCACCTGgtggatgaaggaaaggctgtggatgttatctacctggactttagcaaagacTTTGAGACTGTCTCCaacagcattctcctagagaagctgatAGCttatggct encodes the following:
- the LOC135310667 gene encoding histone H2A-beta, sperm-like → MSGAEEVCTMPECEREPEATCSGGPTNISEIKAKKSRSSRSSRAGLLFPVSRVDRQLRRGHFAERFGAKAPVYLAAVLQWVTQKTMDVAGKISKKSKQQRISPSHLQMAMQKSSVLKQLLRGGAPRRRGRAVPQRQPVASPSNKKVTTTSKKRCPTQRAAPACGTAAIK
- the LOC104049952 gene encoding LOW QUALITY PROTEIN: olfactory receptor 2A12-like (The sequence of the model RefSeq protein was modified relative to this genomic sequence to represent the inferred CDS: inserted 5 bases in 4 codons), with the protein product CVLLAVTSYDCYVAICHPLLYALITNWRVCLTLATVSWAFGFLLGTXHKPLASHLPFCGPCKADHXEILAVLKLACTDTTANKVPIFAIFVCFFLFPLALILIFYVHXLAAILHICSATGWHKTFXHLTVVGLFYAKDIFMSMGPGTGNLSGREEALSIFYSLISPSLNALIYSLRKKQVKETLLNL